The proteins below come from a single Drosophila busckii strain San Diego stock center, stock number 13000-0081.31 chromosome X, ASM1175060v1, whole genome shotgun sequence genomic window:
- the LOC108605776 gene encoding uncharacterized protein LOC108605776: protein MDMGKDPDMGPTTDDEKTLISAPATASTIDELSSDDDLFEFIHESPIGDRQLQSTGGASVSVSTSVSVSVISSVSEQTLTMSDSEEPTASSSFSLPSGAISSNDCFNSLVSVLQRSEFAKLLMRLGEEGDGDAKHIVMELLNAKKEAERSTSAIERVSENLMLVLRTQTLAEAGIITGNERYRSFKCVLQNYAKLYAAKRFIEKLPMIGMRPESESESEPADTQETALVRMVADEVLQIPELLRQLWASLEKMEFFNEDTAYKVYLEARRHPQAKILRELMLTRISRVYLCIVSSASFLDFSEQELVHVLNNCYLSVNSEIEIFLSVVLWLEHNWHERKDCAERVMTGVRFGLMPTWYLYTLDRTNRCNHFDNVIYTKGVQELLQKGLESAVALRGQNHHNPHYQHATSPLPRDWVADPECRHHHKCHCERFVYPTYDVFKDYLARIIRCAPNYWRTLRPAQEVYRKVLKCCAAPSYQAYRQT, encoded by the exons ATGGACATGGGCAAGGACCCCGACATGGGGCCCACAACGGACGACGAAAAGACTCTGATAAGCGCACCGGCCACTGCGTCGACCATCGACGAGCTGAGCAGTGACGACGATCTGTTTGAGTTTATACACGAATCTCCCATTGGCGACCGCCAGCTGCAGTCGACAGGTGGCGCCAGTGTGAGCGTCAGCACCAGCGTTAGCGTCAGCGTCATTAGTAGCGTCAGCGAACAGACGCTGACCATGAGCGACAGCGAGGAGCCCACAGCAAGCTCCTCGTTCAGTTTGCCCTCGGGCGCCATCTCCAGCAACGATTGCTTCAATAGCTTGGTCTCCGTGCTGCAGCGCTCGGAATTCGCCAAGCTGCTGATGCGCCTGGGCGAGGAGGGCGACGGCGATGCCAAGCACATTGTCATGGAGCTGTTGAATGCCAAAAAGGAGGCGGAGCGCTCCACCTCCGCCATCGAGCGTGTCTCCGAGAATCTGATGCTGGTGCTGCGCACCCAAACGCTCGCCGAGGCGGGCATCATCACAGGCAACGAGCGCTATCGCTCCTTCAAGTGTGTGCTGCAGAACTATGCCAAGTTGTATGCAGCGAAGCGCTTCATCGAGAAGCTGCCCATGATTGGCATGCGGCCCGAGTCGGAGTCCGAATCGGAGCCTGCGGACACCCAGGAGACGGCGCTGGTGCGCATGGTGGCTGACGAGGTGCTGCAGATACCGgagctgctgcgccagctctGGGCATCGCTGGAGAAGATGGAGTTCTTCAACGAGGACACCGCCTACAAGGTCTACTTGGAGGCGCGTCGCCATCCGCAGGCCAAGATATTGCGTGAATTGATGCTGACGCGCATCTCGCGTGTTTATCTTTGCATTGTTAGCTCTGCATCCTTTCTGGACTTTAGCGAGCAGGAGCTGGTGCATGTGCTCAACAATTGCTATCTGAGCGTCAACTCGGAAATTGAG ATATTCCTTTCGGTTGTGCTTTGGCTGGAGCACAACTGGCATGAGCGCAAGGACTGCGCCGAGCGCGTCATGACCGGCGTGCGCTTCGGCCTCATGCCCACCTGGTATTTGTATACGCTGGACCGCACGAATCGCTGCAATCACTTCGACAACGTCATCTACACCAAGGGGGTGcaggagctgctgcaaaagGGTCTCGA AAGCGCCGTCGCTCTGCGTGGTCAGAACCATCATAATCCGCATTATCAGCATGCGACGAGTCCTTTGCCACGAGACTGGGTAGCCGATCCGGAGTGTCGTCATCATCACAAGTGTCACTGCGAGCGTTTCGTCTATCCCACCTACGATGTGTTCAAGGACTATCTGGCCAGGATCATACGCTGTGCGCCCAACTATTGGCGCACTCTGCGCCCAGCCCAGGAGGTCTATCGCAAGGTGCTCAAGTGCTGCGCCGCGCCCTCCTATCAGGCATACAGGCAGACCTAA
- the LOC108606029 gene encoding putative gustatory receptor 2a gives MDALEALAPLHRICQLCNLWPWRLNESTRQLQRCRWLELYGWLVLLGSSVFLAYGLFNADHLMREDSSVTGNIGHTVDYIQLVGIRVAHVMALLEALWQRRAQSSFFTQLQELDREFARLLHIEVNNEQLRRRMTQRAAWMLAGYVLSQGFILITKMLGTDHTFPMYWLAYLLPLLVCGVRYFQIFTAVLLVRQRLDLLLRLLQSLQLNETLPGGEHSCDCKYIVQQLDRDALAAQQRSLQRLMAARQLYQRLWLLVSLLNRCFGLSMLMNLGNDFLAITSNCYWIFLNFRQFAASPQDFLQIIGSAVWSTPHVGNVLALALICERAAYCVSIEV, from the coding sequence ATGGACGCTTTGGAGGCACTGGCGCCGTTGCATCGTATCTGCCAGTTGTGCAACCTGTGGCCGTGGCGCCTCAATGAGAGCAcaaggcagctgcagcgctgccgctggctGGAGCTCTATGGCTGGCTGGTGCTGTTGGGCTCGAGCGTATTCCTGGCTTACGGCCTGTTCAATGCGGATCATCTGATGCGCGAGGACTCCAGCGTGACGGGCAACATTGGCCATACGGTGGACTATATACAGCTGGTGGGCATACGCGTGGCGCATGTCATGGCACTGCTCGAAGCGCTGTGGCAGCGTCGCGCCCAGAGCAGCTTCTTCACCCAGCTGCAGGAGCTGGACCGCGAGTTTGCGCGTCTGCTGCACATCGAAGTGAACAACGAGCAGTTGCGTCGTCGCATGACCCAGCGCGCTGCCTGGATGCTGGCGGGCTATGTGCTCAGCCAGGGCTTCATACTGATTACCAAGATGCTGGGCACAGATCACACCTTTCCCATGTACTGGCTGGCCTATCTACTGCCGCTGCTCGTCTGCGGCGTGCGCTACTTTCAAATCTTTACGGCCGTGCTGCTGGTGCGCCAGCGTCTGGATCTGCTGTTGCgtctgctgcagtcgctgcagctgaaCGAGACGCTGCCAGGCGGCGAGCACAGCTGCGACTGCAAGTACATTGTCCAGCAGCTGGACAGGGATGCGTTGGctgcgcagcagcgcagtctgCAGCGTCTGATGGCCGCCAGGCAACTTTATCAGCGGCTCTGGCTGTTGGTCTCGCTGCTGAATCGTTGCTTTGGCCTGTCCATGCTTATGAATCTGGGCAACGACTTTCTGGCCATCACCTCCAATTGCTATTGGATATTCCTCAACTTTCGCCAATTCGCTGCCTCGCCGCAGgactttttgcaaattatCGGCAGCGCAGTTTGGTCCACGCCTCATGTGGGCAATGTTCTGGCCTTGGCTTTGATTTGCGAGCGCGCCGCTTACTGTGTAAGTATCGAGGTCTAA